The genomic DNA GCGTCGCTGTATTTGCCTTGCGAATATTGGGCTTCACCCAGCCAGAAGCTGGCATCGGCTGCCTTGTCGCCCTTCGGAAACGCGGCCAGGTAGTCGCCGAATTCCTGCTCGGCAGTGCTGTAGTCCCCCGAAAGGACATGACCGTAGGCCGACTGGTAGAGGTCGCCGGGATTGTCGAGCGATGCAGTCTGCTGGCTGCCGGGATTGCTGTTCAAGCCGCCGTCGGCCGGTGCGCCGGAATCGACGCCGGGAAGCGTGGCGTTTGCGCCCGGCCGCCCATCCGTCGTCGCTGCGACCGGATTGCCGTTCTCGTCGAACACGATCTGTCCGAGTGTCGACGGCGGGGCCGCGCCGTTGCCGCCCTGGCTTGCTCCGGGCGAAACGCCCGAAGACGCCATGTCGTTGCCGCCGGCTGCGGGCGCCATGGTCTGGCTATCCGTCACCCCCGGGGTGACGGACGCCTGATCGCTGGTTTTCGGCGTCTGCAGAGCGCCGCTCTTCTTGGGGGAGGCCTTGCCGCTTTCCAGATCCTGGAAGCGGAACTCGTTGTCCTCCTGGAACTTCCGGATCTGCTCCTGCATCTGCAAGAGCTGGAAGCTCATTTCCTCGATACGCCCGTTAAGCGAGCGGATCTGTTCTTCGAGCTGGCCAATCCGTGCGGTTTCGGCCGACTGCACCTTTACGACGGGCAGGTTCTGCGCGCCGCTGTTGGTCTCAGTCGTTCGGGCCAGCAGCCCTGAAAGAGGCATGGCGTTCGCCGTCTGGCCGAGACCCGCAAGGGTCGCAAGACCGATCAGGCCCGCCACGACAAATTTCTTCATTTCATTTGTCCTGTTCGAATACCGGTTGTCCCACCCTTGACCAGGGGCCCGCAATACATCTCGCCGAGTCATCTGGGTGATTGCCGCACAGTTTTCCAATTGCCCTGAAAAAGCAACGGAGTTCGGCCAAAGTGTGGTAAAAAAGCAAAGGGCGGCCAAGGGCCGCCCTTTTAATTTAGCGATCTGTGATCTCCGGAACACGCAACGCCTCCTGGGATCAAGTCGCGATTGCGGGCCACACAATGCGCGCGGCCGCGGCATCATTACATGCCGGCGCCACCGAGAACGGTAACGGCGCGGCGGTTCTGCGACCAGCAGGAAATGTCGTCGCAAACGGCGACCGGCTTTTCCTTGCCGTAGGAGATCGTCTTCATGCGGTTCGACGGAACGCCCTGGCTGATCAGGTAGTCGCGGGTCGAGGCCGCACGGCGGGCGCCGAGCGCCAGGTTGTACTCGCGCGTGCCGCGTTCGTCGGCATGGCCTTCGATGGTGATCGCGTAGTTCGGGTACTTGGCAAGCCACTGGGCCTGACGAGCGAGCGTCTGCTGCGCGTCGGCGCGGATCGAGGTGGAGTCGGTGTCAAAGAAGATGCGGTCGCCGACATTGACGGTGAAGTCCTGCTGCGAGCCCGGCGTTGCCGAACCGGCGCCACCGAGACCGAGTTCGCCAGCGCTGCCCGGCAGGTTCTTCTTCGATGCACAGCCAGCCAGGGCAAGCGTCATGACCAGGGCGATCATGACCGGGTTGCGAGCGATGGTCTGCATGCGGCCTGCGGCCGGGGTGTCAATTCGGCTCATACGCCGGTCTCCTTGAGAAGTGTCTGAATTCACGGTTGCCAGACTGTAACCGGAAGCGGTTAATCGCTATTCAACAGTTATGGTTAACAAATCGATAATTTCGGCTCGGGCCCTGCTAGACCAGCACTTTGCGGCGAGAAAGCGGCATCATTGCCACATTTTCCCGCCGCAAATCGGATCAGCCTGCAGCGGGATCAGGAAAAAAAGAGGCGGCTTTCCGCCGGCCTCCCGCCCTTAAGCGGACGAGAGGCGATCACGTTACTGGCTTTGGATCGGACGATCCAAAGCCACGTGAACTACTCGAGCAGCGGCGACCAGGCCGGGTCGGATGCGAAGCCCTGCGTCTGGATCAGCTGCTCGTTGTAACCCGACAGATCGATCGAATAGAGCTGCGGTCCGCCGGAACCGGCACCCTGGCGGAAGAACATCAGGACACGGCCATTCGGCGCCCAGGTCGGACCCTCGTTGTGGAAGCCGGTGGTCAGGATACGTTCGCCCGAACCGTCGGTCTTCATCACGCCGATCGAGAACTTGCCGCCCGACTGCTTGGTGAAGGCGATGAGGTCGCCACGCGGAGACCAGACCGGCGTCGAATAGGAGCCGTCGCCGAAGGAGATGCGGCGCTGGCCGGAACCGTCGGCACCCATGACGTAGATCTGCTGGCGGCCACCGCGGTCGCTTTCAAAGGCGATCTGGCTGCCATCCGGCGAATAGGACGGGGCGGTATCGATCGCGGCGGTGTTGGTCAGGCGCGTCGTGGTGCGCGAGCGCAGATCCATTGTGTAGATGTTGGCGTTGCCGTCCTGCTGCAGGCTCATGATGACCCGCTGGCCATCCGGCGAGAAGCGCGGCGAGAAGGTCATGCCGGGGAAGTTGCCGACGACCTCGCGCTGTCCGGTTTCCAGCTGCAGCAGGTAAACGCGCGGCTGCTGGTTTTCGAACGACATGTAGGTGACTTCCTGGCGGTTCGGCGAGAAGCGCGGCGTCAGAACGATGTCGTTGGAATTGGTGAGCGCACGGGCGTTGAAGCCGTCCTGGTCCATGATGGCGAGCTGACGCTTGCGTGCCGTCTTCGGGCCGCTTTCGGCGACATAGACGATGCGGGTGTCGAAATAGCCCTTTTCGCCGGTGACGCTCTGATAGATGGCGTCGGCGATGATGTGGGCCACGCGGCGCCAGTTTTCCGGCTGGGTGAAGAACTGCTGGCCGGTCATCTGCTTGTTACCGAACGTATCCCACAGGCGGAACTCGGCCTTCAGCCTGCCGTCGCCTTCCTGCGTCACGCGGCCGGTGACGAGCGCCTGCGCGTTGATGACCTTCCAGTCCTCGAAACGCGGCGTCGCATCCGGATTGCTGATCTTCTCGATGAACGCTCCCTTGTTGATCGGCGCGAACAGGCCCGAACGCTTCAGGTCCGCCGCAACCACGTCGGAAATCTTCTGGCCGAGTTCGCCCTGGAGAAAGTCCGTGACAGCGATCGGCAGCGGTTCGACGTTGCCCTTGTTGATGTTGATTTCAACTTCAGCATTTGCCGGTGTCACCGCCGCCACGACGGCGGCTAACATGCCCGCGGCCACCATCAGGGCGCGGAAAAGAGAGACCTTGATCATAGGGACAAGCCTTTCAGCTTCGTACGAAGGGTTTGCAGGGGTGGTTTGCTATCCGGCATGGGTTCCAATCCCGGCAGCTCTAGAGTGCGAATTCCGAGGGGTCGAAATTCAGCACGAGGGTATTCCATCCTTTTTCGCCCTCATATTTTTCAGGCGGGAGGTTCTGTAGCGGGGCCGAACGGCGGATCGCGCGCAAGGTGCTGCTTTCAACGGCACGGCGCGTACCTTCCGGACCGCCGGTTGCGGTAACCTCGGGTGTGCCGACGATATTGCCGGCGGGATCCAGCTGCACGCGCACCGTGACACGCACTTCCTCGACGCCGGTCAGGCCTGGCGTCAGCGACCAGTTGCCCTGGATCTGGCCCTTGACGCCATCGATCTCGTTGGCGCTCAAGCCCACACCAATGGTTTTCTTGCCGCCGAGCGCCGCTTCCTGTGTCGAGCGCTTGGCACCACCGGCGGAGGGATCCTGCCGGTTGAGAAGGGCGGCGATCTCGTCGGCGTTGAACTTGCTTTCCTCGGTGGAGGCAGCTTTCTTCTGTTCCTTCGGCGTCGCCTCGTTCTTGCGGTCTGGCGTCTTGGCGCTCTGGGCGGGCTTTTCGACCTTCGGCTTTGCCGCCGGCGTCGGCACCTTCTCAGGTAGCGCTTCGGCTTCCGGGTTCTCGGCCGGCTTTTCCTCGGCGGGTGCCGG from Ensifer adhaerens includes the following:
- the ybgF gene encoding tol-pal system protein YbgF, translating into MKKFVVAGLIGLATLAGLGQTANAMPLSGLLARTTETNSGAQNLPVVKVQSAETARIGQLEEQIRSLNGRIEEMSFQLLQMQEQIRKFQEDNEFRFQDLESGKASPKKSGALQTPKTSDQASVTPGVTDSQTMAPAAGGNDMASSGVSPGASQGGNGAAPPSTLGQIVFDENGNPVAATTDGRPGANATLPGVDSGAPADGGLNSNPGSQQTASLDNPGDLYQSAYGHVLSGDYSTAEQEFGDYLAAFPKGDKAADASFWLGEAQYSQGKYSDAAKTFLNAHQAHGKSPKAPEMLLKLGMSLGALDNKETACATLGEVNKRYPKASPAVKAKVTSEQSRFGC
- the pal gene encoding peptidoglycan-associated lipoprotein Pal, whose product is MSRIDTPAAGRMQTIARNPVMIALVMTLALAGCASKKNLPGSAGELGLGGAGSATPGSQQDFTVNVGDRIFFDTDSTSIRADAQQTLARQAQWLAKYPNYAITIEGHADERGTREYNLALGARRAASTRDYLISQGVPSNRMKTISYGKEKPVAVCDDISCWSQNRRAVTVLGGAGM
- the tolB gene encoding Tol-Pal system beta propeller repeat protein TolB, giving the protein MIKVSLFRALMVAAGMLAAVVAAVTPANAEVEININKGNVEPLPIAVTDFLQGELGQKISDVVAADLKRSGLFAPINKGAFIEKISNPDATPRFEDWKVINAQALVTGRVTQEGDGRLKAEFRLWDTFGNKQMTGQQFFTQPENWRRVAHIIADAIYQSVTGEKGYFDTRIVYVAESGPKTARKRQLAIMDQDGFNARALTNSNDIVLTPRFSPNRQEVTYMSFENQQPRVYLLQLETGQREVVGNFPGMTFSPRFSPDGQRVIMSLQQDGNANIYTMDLRSRTTTRLTNTAAIDTAPSYSPDGSQIAFESDRGGRQQIYVMGADGSGQRRISFGDGSYSTPVWSPRGDLIAFTKQSGGKFSIGVMKTDGSGERILTTGFHNEGPTWAPNGRVLMFFRQGAGSGGPQLYSIDLSGYNEQLIQTQGFASDPAWSPLLE